A stretch of Candidatus Dependentiae bacterium DNA encodes these proteins:
- a CDS encoding DUF4136 domain-containing protein: MRTLQIIFVAGFALAGCGGIYQLINSDYDRSVNFSNYKTYAWLNNHTPHAPTPYDNEIIENNIKNYVDHELANRNYSANTAAPDLLFELVLNNQKKERTTTTPVYSAPVYPTYPPNSYRYYNPNNYRWNTYGYNNYNYVRPSYQISSRVVKTEYNESTISINVFDRVSNK; this comes from the coding sequence ATGCGTACACTACAAATAATATTCGTTGCCGGGTTTGCTCTGGCAGGTTGCGGAGGCATTTATCAACTTATTAATTCTGACTACGACCGGTCGGTAAATTTCAGCAACTATAAAACATACGCATGGTTAAACAATCACACCCCTCATGCGCCTACACCTTATGATAATGAAATTATCGAAAACAATATTAAAAATTATGTTGACCACGAACTGGCCAACAGAAATTACAGTGCCAATACAGCCGCTCCCGATTTATTATTTGAGCTGGTACTAAATAATCAGAAGAAAGAACGTACTACCACAACTCCCGTTTATTCGGCACCTGTGTATCCCACCTATCCGCCTAATTCGTACCGGTATTATAATCCTAATAATTACCGTTGGAATACTTACGGATACAATAATTACAATTATGTAAGACCATCGTACCAGATCAGCAGTCGTGTAGTAAAAACAGAATACAATGAGTCAACTATCAGCATTAATGTTTTTGACCGGGTTTCCAATAAAAT